From a region of the candidate division TA06 bacterium genome:
- a CDS encoding pyridoxine 5'-phosphate synthase, producing MVRLGLNIDHVATIREARRATEPDPVAAAIFAELAGVDQITIHLRGDRRHIQERDLRVLRKVIRTKLNLEMAATDAMRNIAVEIKPNSVCLVPEKPEEVTTEGGLDLSKATKDVKAILPQLREAGIRVTVFVEPDDQQIEMGKSLGVHAIEINTGQYAEAKTKGKIKSELERVATGASLATSLGLEVHAGHGLDYRNVIEIVNIPEIEELNIGHSIVSRAVFVGIDKAVREMLELLRE from the coding sequence ATGGTTCGTCTAGGACTAAACATAGACCATGTCGCCACGATACGAGAGGCGAGGAGAGCTACCGAGCCTGATCCCGTAGCTGCAGCCATTTTTGCTGAACTTGCTGGTGTGGACCAGATAACCATCCATTTGCGGGGAGACAGGCGACACATACAGGAACGGGATCTCAGAGTACTCCGCAAGGTTATCCGCACTAAGCTCAACCTGGAAATGGCCGCCACAGACGCGATGAGAAACATTGCCGTGGAGATAAAACCCAATTCCGTGTGTTTGGTTCCAGAAAAACCCGAGGAGGTCACAACAGAAGGTGGTCTTGATCTGAGCAAGGCTACGAAGGATGTGAAGGCCATTCTTCCCCAGTTGAGAGAGGCTGGCATTCGTGTGACAGTCTTCGTAGAACCTGACGACCAACAGATTGAAATGGGCAAGTCACTCGGTGTTCACGCAATAGAGATAAACACCGGCCAGTACGCAGAAGCGAAAACGAAAGGGAAGATCAAGAGTGAGCTCGAGAGGGTGGCCACTGGTGCCTCTCTCGCCACAAGCCTGGGCCTTGAGGTTCACGCGGGTCATGGTCTTGACTACAGGAATGTGATTGAAATAGTGAACATCCCGGAAATCGAAGAGCTCAACATCGGCCACTCCATAGTGTCAAGAGCAGTCTTCGTTGGCATAGATAAGGCCGTACGGGAAATGCTGGAACTATTGAGGGAGTAA